ATATACTTCAGTTTTGCAAAAGCGCGAGCAAACCCATCGTGAATAATCCCACTCTGGTAGGACAGTCTTCCACGGAGTACTCCTGGCACGATGTGCACGCCGTCATAATGTGCAGCCCAGAGATTTCGTGTATTGGGAAAGACCTCTCCGGAGAGACTCTTCAACCCCAAGGAAAGGCCCTATCAGGGACTATGGACGGATGTTCGTGCTGCCTAACTTCGAGGAACATACGCTTGGATCCACGTATCCCATGGAAGAAGGTGCCAAACCCTGAGTGGACGCACACCGTCCGGGGACCCGAAAGCAAAGATTCCCAGAAGCTGAAACACATGAAGCTGAATGAGACTGCTCTCCCGAGGTGACCATGATGTGGTTCAAAATGGGGTTTGGGAACCAATagccaagaaggaattcttgagacattttcgGTACAAAggggtggttttattaaagccaGGGGCAGGGCCCGTGGGTGGAAAGAGCTGCCCCGGGGTTGAGAGGAGTGAGTGATCGTATACTTTGGTGCAGGGGGGGAGGTAAGGACaaggaaagtttccaaaaggatttttttttttaagtttgcttctGTTGCGGGTGGCAGTGtgtatgggggggaggggggtggggggtggggagagagaaagacagcatgtgccggaggggcagagagacagattctcaagccagctctgcactgttagcctGGAGCCCTACCAGgcctcgaactcccaaaccatgagatcacgaccagagctgaaatcaagagttggactgcctcacggactgagccccccaggcgccccccaaaaggattttcatatgctacaGAAGCCTTACAGGATGCTGGAGACATGGCTACTGTCAAGCTTCGGGTCGTTTGGCCTCTAGCAAGGCAATGACCTAAAGCCCATATAGGGTTCCTGGAGGAGAATGTCCCACTCTGCCTGCCCCAAGTATCCGTCAGCGGGCTGCAGGTTATCagggaatttaattttctcctttgcctTCGTTCCCCACTTCAACTAGACCAGGCCAGTACGCCTTTTTCTTGCTGTCTGTCACTTCCTATTCCTCCCTGTCCGACTGTTGAATGTGCCCCGAAACTCCGATAGGTTCATGATGTTGGCGATCCCTTGGTGTTACCTGTCACAGAGTGTCTTCAGTCCCAGATGCCACTGTTGACGGTACCTGCAGGTCTATGGCGGTTACCTGTCGGATGAGGCTCTCATACCTTGTGTCAACCTTTCTCCAACCACGGCCACACCGGTTCAGCCGAACACTTCCACGTTTGCCGATCGTGTGACATttgcgccgcccccccccccccgccctccccccactttgttttccttgcctgaatTCAATCTGTTCCCCTGCGAGGGAGGTACACATGGGCTCCTCCTTCCTTGCAAGGCTTTCAGAAGAGCCCCTTTCAGGACGAGATGGCCCCTCCCGGAATGTCAGGCCGGTTCCTCTGATTCCCGGCTCGGAAAGCTCGCTCGGGGAATCCCAGCGAAAGGATGTGTCGGTAGGCAGACCCTAGACGAGGACCTCCGTGATCCGCGTCGCTTTCCCTCCCGTCTGCAGTGGACGGCGTTGCCACGGGCCTAGCAATGCTCGCACAGCTGGAGGGCAGCGCTGATTGGGAGCTTTCACGGTCCCTGTCACCATCCACGATAAATCACAGGCCTCCCGTTGTCCCACCCCATCCACCCTCCGTGGCCACCTGAGCCGGGGACTTGCAGGAGGCGGCGCACGTGACTGCAGGTAGACCTCCGCGGGGAGAGCTGGTCCACGCCGCGGCCACAGCAGCGAGCCGCCCGACAGTGACCACTCGACTCGTGGGCtgaaggaggtgggggcaggtgcACAGGCCTCGGTTACCTGCTTGTGGCAAATACTGCCTGCCGCACCGGGGTCGATGCCTCTGGAGGGGTAGAAATCGGATCGCGCAAAGCCAGCGTGGTCCTTCGTTCAGCTGGCTACCTCCAGGCCTAGGGTCAGGGTTGAGAACCGTAATCCAGTTTGGAATTGTCCTCCTATGTTCGATTCTGCTCCGTATCATTCAAGTTTCGTACCCGTGGCCTGTCAAACCTTTGTAGAAATGACGGACCCGGTAAGGTAACGCGGGCTCAGTGCTCCGAGCTAATCTCCAGATAGAGACTTGGGATGGGCAATGCCTGAGCGTTCTCCCTCCTAACCTTGTCACTCAAATGTGACCTTAAGTGGTTTCTAACTGCTCTGCACTTTCCCTCTGATTTGGGACAGGACAACCAGGTAAAGTCCCAAGGGACAAAAATtactaaatacagagaactcaACTCTTGATCACTTAACGCTTTTGGAGaaagatcttgatttttttttttttttaatgtttgtatttatttatgagagagagtgtgcgcgagcagggtaggggcagagagaccagaatccaaagcaggctccaggctctgagctgacagcacagaggccgaccagggacttgaactcaggagccactgagatcatgacctgagctgaaattggaggcttaaccgacagagccacccaggcaccccaaagggaAACTTGATTTAGAATGGAGTCAGGAAGGCCTAGAGGGACGCTCTCACACGTGAACGTTCTATCACAGCTTCCTTCGTATTCCCAGGTGGGCCCAAGTTCCCTTTACTGCCTCTGCAGGAGGAGGGTTTTCTCCTTGCCCACCAGTCGCCTGGCAGGTGCGAAACCGGGCACCGTCCTGAACTCTGGCTTTCCCCCAAGAGACTGTGGCTCAAAGTGGCCCCTCCTCGCtacctccttttccctctgtaacgttcctctcctttgttttgcAGACTCTGCCTATGGTTCGCAGTAGTTTGGGTGTGCCAAATCGCAATTCTTCTGCTATTCCTGAACAAACtaattttgctggtaaaataacttgctgttttatttttaagctgaacagatggaatgttctgtaaatgtctgtgaagtccatctggtccagcgtGTTGTAGAAGTCCAGTGTCTCCTGACTgcttttctgtctggatgatctctCCGTTGTTGAAAGCGGGGCACTGAGGTCCCCCGCTGTGACTGTATCGCTGCCTAGTTCTCCCTGGAGCTCTGTTAATATTTGCCTGATACGTCTATGTGCTCTGATGTTGAATGTATCACTGTTTACAAATGCTCTATTTTGGGATCAATTTACTTTTTAACGGTTACATGACGAATTTGTCTCCTGTGACAGTTTTTGGCTTACAGTCTACTTTGATACGTGTACAGCTACCCCTGCTTTGGGCTGTTTGCATAGAATACCTTTTTCCATTCCTGCACTTTTGCAGGAATGTGTCCTTAAAGCTAAAGTGTTAAGTAGGCCGCATATCTatggcttttgcttttttgtccGTCCGACCACTCTGTCTTGATTGGAGAattgagtccatttacatttcattATTGATAGGTATGAAATTCCCATCACCGTTTTGtggttttctgtttatatttttaaaacacgtttatttctgagagagaaagagacacacagcacgagcaggggagaggcagagagagagggagacacagaacccgaagcaggctccaggctctgggctgtcagcacagtgcccggcatggggcacaaactcacaaatggtcagatcatgacctgagccaaagtcggatgtccaactgcctgagccacgcaggcgcccctgatgatTTTGAGTAGTGGTATGCTTAGGATTCATCTTAAAGAGCTTCAGCTTAAAGAGCTTTGAgactctttctttaaattttgacaCTTCAATTGTAATATGACTCGGAGTGCATTTCTTTCGATATTTTTGGGAACCCTTCAGGCTTCCTGGCTGACAGCAGGAATTATCCTGGCCTCTCTTCCAAGTTGGTTGATCCTTTCTTCGGTTTgatctagtctgctgttgaacccctgTACTGAATTTTTCAGGTATCGTGTTCAGTGTGATTTGATACTTTTTAATAtgttctctttgttgaaattttcaGTTTGTGTGTTGTTTAGCCCTCTCCAAGCATCGATGGAACTTAATTTGAACCCTCAGGTAAGTCACTTTAAGGTCATTTTTAACCCTTATTTtctgagagagcgtgagcatgggaggggcagaaagagggacagacagaatccgaagcaggctccaggctctgagctggccgcacagagcccgacacagggctcgaacccaccaaccgtgaggtcatgacctgagctgaagtcggacgcttaaccgaccgagccacccggatgccccaaaAGAGGAAACGCATCTTTTCAGACGGCTTTGGACGCATGCCGTGCGATGTGGGAACTCCCCTGTaggcttccctgccccccccccccccccccccccccgcacaagAACCTCTGAATGCATCTCTGTTCACATCTTCCCCAGATAGGTGAAGTTCACCTATCAAAACAGGAAGACTGGGACACTGGGACACGGTTGGGGAAAAGGACTTTGCCAAACCTGACttcactcatgaactgtgagagcaggAGCTGAGGCAAAATCGAGCGGGACACTAAAGGCACCCCAGTTATCATTCTTTAATGGACTCGTGGCTTTATTTTCATCTCCTAAAAAGTCAAGTTCACAAGGTAAaaactagagaaatgaaaaatcgCTCCTCTGCCTTCTAGAGGTTCCAATACCTCGTGGTAGGATTACTGTCATTAACTAAAAGATTGCACGTGATCTTATCTAGACAGGATTTATACATAGCTTATTGTTCAGGGGACTCCTGTAACAATCGCACAAAATGCCACAGAAACGGGAGGTATTAGGGCGTGTGGCAAAGAGCATCCTCATTGGGCTCCTGATTGTTCTCCTGCCGAGCTGAGGGAAGGGTGATGATCCTGAGGTGGCACCTCATTTAGAAAGGCAAGGTCTCAGTAGGGGACAAGAGCTGATGCTTAGAAAGGTCAGGTGAAGAAAATCCAAATGCAGACTCGTGCCAACAGGTAAGTAGTTTAAGCAGATAGTCAAATGAAAATCCCAAGTGACCAACTAAGCTCTGCTGCTGTCGAGAGTACCTGTTGGATCGAGCTCTTTTACCATTCCTGCAGACATCTTCTTTTAGTAGACTTTTACACTTCGGGTTTGTACAGGAGCCACGGGTGCCCAGACCCTTAGGAAGGATGGTCCTTGTTCTTACTTTCCCCAAACCTGAGCTTTGTGTTAACCCCACACCTataattgcttttgtttgttgaagtatcTGTCCTTCACAGAACTCTAGAGCTGTCGGTAGCATTTTCGTGGAAATGTGATGTCCATACACATGCGAAATGTCGATTATGCGTACTGTTTAAAAATGACACCGTACTGCAGACACAGAAAGATAGTATTTTATGTATGGTAAAAAGGCAAGTGAGTGAAGCTATACTTTTATTGCATTACTCTTAGTACATCCACAACTATTTCCacctaaatagatatttaaaataagcatacACAAGTATTGACTAttatctacaaatatttattgtaacaCTTGAATAGAACTACAGGAAGCCCTTGGCACTGATAGAAAATATTGATTCACTGTTAGGTTACAAAAATTTATACATAGCAAAATTTAATGCtctttacataaaaaatattagacTACTTaaacaaaactttcaaaaattcTTGGTAATAGCTACCagaattagaaaagtaaaattaggCTTTAGACACTGCCTCTTCTAGAACACTGGACTCTAACAGCACCTccactgctggaaaaaaaaaaaaatattgaagtctGTCAtgcaacaggaaaacaaaactagCTATTCTGGAACTGTTCTACACAGAAGAGAGCttctcccaattaaaaaaaaaaaaaaagtcaagatccAAATAGGCATTTTGTAggcattaacaacaacaaaaagaatccaAATGAAATCTTATCCTTGATGTTCAATTTTAATAGCATCTTGACAAAGGTATGCTTCCTTTCATCTTAAGACATTTCTGCACACgtgtatgttttaaaatccaGGAAACAGCCAAACCACAAGTTAATTCTTAACATGAATATACAGAGTTAATCCTATATTATGCAGCCCCTTTTAAAAGCACGGATGCACCCAACGGTTATATGTATCATTTCATAAAGAGCAACACAAAGTTTACCATCACTAATACCCAATACCTCTAATCACTTAATGTTCTGGAACAGAATGATTTAGAAGgcaagtttcttttgaaaatggcTTAAACtcaaggtggattttttttttttttttttttttttttttttttttgctgaacaTCAAACTTTTATTATTCCAGGAATgatgtagatttaaaaagaactaaatacCAACCCTAATTTAAACTACTGAAGTATTCAAGTCTAGAAAAGTAGGAGGTCTGTGGTCTATTTGTAATTCGGTTTCAGATAGTTGGTATGAAACTGTAAACTTGCTATTGAGACCACGTACAAATGGTTTAGAACGGTGGTCATTTTAATAAGGTAACACTTCTTAATTCAGAAAAACATTTGTGGAACCAAGGGCGATGAGGGATTTGGGGTCTCCTGTTGTAAAATTAAGTTCTTAGAAATTGAAAACAGATACTCATTAAGGCAGAGCTGACATTTATTCCCCAGGAACGACGACGCCACCTGGGCCGTTGGATTAGAGGAAAGCTATTATAGAATTGACTTTGGAAAGCTTGTCGATGGGCCACAATCCAGCTTCCTCAAGGGTAGGTGGAGCCGAATTAGAGTTATCAGCGTTCTTGAAAAATAGATTTCCGACTGGATCGGGAGAGGAACGGGTCCTGGACCTAAAGGGTAGGGACGGCAGCTAATTGAAACAAAGAGTTCAAGCGTGAAGACTCACATGGTCTCGGAACCCAAGTTTAATAAATGTCAGCTGTGGGAAATGGTACTCTATTCCCTACCCAGGTAAACCCCGCGGACAGAGGGCACACGTGAATTTACGGTCACACTGCTTCGTGCCGGCCCCTCGGCGGTCCCGCTCCAGCGGTATGCCACGTGCCCGTGGCCTCGCTCTCGCGGGAGGCTTGCTCTACGGCTAAGTGGGAACAGGCCACCTATCTCAGAAAGCTGAACCATCGTTTTGTCCAAGTGTTGCCTTTTAAAATGGCTGACGTGAAGCCTCCGGTATCTGCGCTAAAGAAAAAGACTGGCCTCCTGGCAGGTGTTCCTAGAAATCCCTCCCAGCAGCTCGAGACAGACAGTGAAGTGTTTGTACCTCTACATTAGTTTGGTGGGGGGtaagggcggggggcgggggacacatCTGGACGGCAGAGCAGCTGTCTGTGGATTTGTCAGAACTGTCACTTCGGCGGCGGTAACGCTCTGGCAAACGTTTATGTGTAAGAATTGAGTTGTTCTTTGGACCGAGACTGGATATCCTGCAGCTCCTGCTCTTCCTTTGCTTTGATATCCTGGCAAGCCTGCATTTTGCTGGCGTCCTTTAAGTAAGCCCAGTTAGAAGACAGTATCATGAGGAAGTGGATCTGGAAGAGAAGGGTGCGCATGATGGCTAGTGAGCATGGCAGAAGGCAAAGCGAGCTGCGAGGCAGGTTAGACGCTCCCGACTGTAAAAAGGGAGAGGGTTATTCTGCGTTAATACTCGTCGCGCGAGCAGAGCCGTCGGAGCCCGGCAGCGAGCTCCACGAGGACGCTTACGAGTAAGAGGCGGAAGGAGAGTTAGTATACCGACATGATGAACTGGAAAACATGGCCCAAGTTGCTgttaagaaaaagcaaacaggaagcggtgtgtgtgtgtgtgtgtggtggtgggaccgtggggggcggggggggggagtcatTTTAAAAACTCGCGCAGACGTTCAGAAACACGGCATGTGCGGAGTTGGAAATAAGTGTAGTGCAAGGTTCTAGCTTGTCGGTGGCTAAAAACCAGTTCCCCAGAGGCCTCAAAGTGAACGATGTGTATTTTGAGTAGATGCGAAACTACACACGTAACACGGAAAACTTACGCGAATGTCAAAACCAATAGAATTAGGAGCTAGACGCAAACAAGCATGCGGTCCGCGTTAACACGTTTTGAGCCGGGAAGCTACCTCTTCCGTTGGGTCACGGCCCTTCCTGCCTGTCACAGAATGGAAGAATCCTCATCCTTGACACTTCATGTAGCAAACACTTCTTTCCCACCTAGTTTCCTGGTCTTCCCTGCAAAATCTACACCTCGAgttcctcctctctcctgttcaACGTAGCGGAGGCTTTCCGACGGCAGGCACGATTGCTCTTGCCGTTAAAATCTTACGTGCGGGTTGAGAGCGGGCTACGAGGAGTCGGTCACTGCTCGCCAAAACACAGGGGCAAGGTTACCCATCCTGTGCCTCCGCAAGGGAGGGCTGTGGTGTGCGGAAagaagaacccccccccccccccccggtagaAACCTCTAGCTGACTTACTTGAGGGGCACGTATGGGGCAGTGAACCGGGGAATCAGCAAAAAATTTTGTAATCAACTTTACAataggtccttttttttttttcccagagtctAACACAACAAAATGCAGATCAGAACGGATCTGTCTTCCATCTCCTGTGGAGCACTCCTGTTGGTTATCAAGCAAGCAAAAATAACGGAAAATGCAGGTATTACAGAGTGTTAATACTTCACTTAGAGATACCCCTCAAAGgtcaagaaaattcttttttttttttttaccggaTGCTCACCCAATGCCAGTAAATCACTGAATCCTTTTCACACCGTGGAAATAAGCCAGATCTCACGGTTTTGTAATTCACTTAGGGTGAGACATGTTATTAATCTACAAGGCAAAGTGAGTCGACTAAAGCTATGTACAAATGACTGTAGCAAAACGGTAGCATCTGACTCTGCTTTCatcgggggcgggggagggggggtggggtcagTGATCTTTCAGGCTACCGCGCAGAGCTGTCTAAAGCTCCTTGTTGGACTTAGGCAATTTAGAATTTAGTGCAGCAGTCTTCCCGACTCTTAAACTTCAAAACAGCATAGTTATATGTAGTAGCCATCATGTAGATCAGCTGGTGGGAGAGAACAAACAGGACAGTGAGATACAGGTGGTCAGGGCCGGTGCCCGCTCAGGCCCCGGGACTTTCTTTGTCCCCCATTTGCCACCACACAGCTTTTCCTGCgtgccacaccccccccccccccccttctcgtACGCACCGCTGGTCCTCACCTCCGCCCTCAGTACCTTTATTAGGAAGACTTGGCTGGGTCCGCAGCCTGCCGCTGGAAGCTAAAGGCCCTGTTTCCCCTcgtctccccccaccctgcctcctccACGCCACTTAGTCCTCTTTGTGCCTGTGTCTCTGCGAGAGAACAGGTGGCCAGCGTGATTTTGACAGGCCCTTCTGAGTTTTCAGGGGCTCTAAAGAGCACGTGACGTTTCCTTCCTGCTCCCCGCATCTTCGATTCTGAAATCACAAAGCAGGCCCTCGGGCATTACACCCGGATGCGCGGACGTACATGCGCCCCCACAAGATTTGCAGGGTCCCTATCTGCAACTCTCCTCCCATGCTAAAGTGACTCTGTAACCCCCCCCAAATCACTGCTCGGGGCACTTTCACAGGCACCGGTGGGCAGGCCGCACCGGGGTGACGACGGGGTCTCCCGACTGTCGTCGACTGAGGCACCGTGCTGCGTGCTTTCCTGGTTCGGACCGTACACGAGTGTCCTTTCTGCGGGCGGGTTCGTGccggggttttttttgtttttttggctttttgtgaTTTTGCTGTGCACCTGTTTCCTAACCGTTGTGCCGAATGAAGTGTTCTCAAAAGTCTCGAGCCAGCAAGAGGGCCCCCGAGGTGCCACCCGAGCTTCGGTCAGGGAGGAGTTGTACTGCGGTTCAGTGATAATCAGTATATACCAAATAactgtctttaaacagaaactcCTAAAACAAGGTCATGTGTTCATCAGCTGGCCGAAAGCGAACCCCCGGTCTCCCCGCAGAACAGGGGCTCAGTGTTTAAGGAGACTTGACAAGAACATCAGTACGTgcatctatgtgtatatatacgcatTTCCGGTTGGAAATTAACCTTTCCTGGCAAAGAAATCAGTAAATGGCTCACGTGCAAGCACGCGCTAGGCCAGCCCGGGTGTCTTGTCCCCCCAGAATCCAAATTCCACTACCCTCCAGCAGTGCTGCGTCCCCGAGTTGTCTGCCAGGAGCTAGACTAGGCCAGCCTGGGGCCCGATACTCACCAGGGCGATGACGGTGGCACCGGCTCCGGCGCAGGCCACAATGAACAGGTGATAGGACACGTAGAACTAGAAAAGAACAGGGCACCATGTGAGCACTGTATGTGGAAGGACGGGGCCTCTGCCCGTTCGCTCTCCTCGATGGGCAGCGGCCAGGCTCCGTGCCAGCGTGCACGGGTCTGGGTCATAGCCCGGCCGCGCCACCACACGGGAAGCTTCAGAAACTGCTGCTCAGGCCGTGCCCTCCACTAGTCTACACCGGGAGTGGAATTGCCCTCCGGGACTGCCCCGTGGAGCCATGTTTAAGAACCCCTGCTGGGAGCCAGTATGGACCTTACATACTGGCTAACGATGGAGGCAGGGGCTGATGCTAGGAGTCTCTTAAATATGCAAGCTCCCACTCGTGCATTTAAGAATGTTCTTTTATAGACAGTTATAAACCGATGCCTAAAGAATATTCTGAGGTCTGCTTTTAAACCAAAGCGGGTTAGGATTTATTTACTGCCAGTTAAGGCTGAACAAGAGATGAACTGTGACTAGATTGATAGAAATTGGGCTTAGATACAGGTTCAAGGAAATCTTTTCAGTGgaaattaatttgcatttgttcTGTGATAAATGTCCTACTTTGTGAAGGTGAAAGAAGGCTGTGGCATGTATTTCCAGATGTGCAGGATTCAAATTCTTGCCCAAAGAGACAGCTCTCAGTCCATTTCCCATGGTCCAGCCAGCTAGGTGAGGATCCTTAGCGTTTTCTAGGTCACAAATGGCCGAGTGCTGGTGATTACGTACAAGGCCGTCTACAAAAAGCTCTCCTTCCTAGCATTTGCACTGGCTCTTGCTTTGTCTACGGCCAAAAGCCCTTTCCTCAGCCTGCTTTGCCAGGTGACTGCTCTAGGCCCCCTGCCGGAGAAGGGTTTACCTCATTGGTGTTGCAGATGTTCTCCAGGGCAGAGCCACAGATTTTTCCTGGGAAAGCATTCCAAGGGATGATACCTGTGAAGTGAATCCCAACACAACGTTCGTCATTATCAGCACACACGGCAGTGCCCCGGGCTCTCGATGGTCCTCACCACTTGGGTTCCAGTTACAAGGTAATCAATCATCCACTCTGTTCTTCATCGACACTTGCCCTGTCTGCCCTCGGCAGACCAGGCTTTTTAGAATCAATAGCAAGTCCTCCTCGGACAGGAGGACCAGAGCAAAGTCAAGTAGGCCTGAATTGGTTTTTCCCTCCAAATTACGCTTTGTTTAGTTGTGCCGGTATCTGTAAAACCTGATTTCCAAAGCTGTTTGCCCTAGTTCCCACGGATGAACTCTAGTTAAACAGCTGGAGGACAGCCACCCTCGTGAAGCATTTCCTGGTCCGTGGACTTGTTACTGAAGTCCCGAAATGGAGAGTCGGTACACCGAGTTTCAAGGCAGTTATTTGTTATGTAATTTGGATTTTGTACGTCTTTTACAATTGCATTTTACAGTGGTATTGAAAATCCAATTGGAAATTTCAAAAAGGGACACCCCGTGGAGTCTACACCAATTACTGTGTGCCTCTCACTATAACCTTGGCCCTTCCCCGCCATGACACTGCCCCTTGGGTTACTGTTCTGTTCGCTGTCACGTAGTAAGCACATGCTTTTAAATAGGAACGTTACTCTTCTTCTCCCAGGAAGTaaggaaggattttttaaaaagttgcttatttcttcccttcttgccATGGGCCAAGAATCAGTCTTCATACttcaggggaaggggaaaagacaaGTCTCCACAGTGCTTTCATATacagaagactgaaaaataaGGTCACCGAGGGCCAAAAAGTTTTAGGGAAAGTATTTACTAAGGCAATACACTCTGTTTTCAAACCCTCAGCAAGACCAGTGTGGTAGAACCTTGGTCTTTGTGAGAAAAGAGTAGTGCAGTGGGCAGTGCCGGGCAAGCTTCTGGTTATGTTGGAAGGAAAGATGTTGAAGCCCGGCCCCATGGGAAAAACAAGCAGCACAAATGAAATGGTCCTCTCTCCCCGGCAATCTTCACTGCAGTTTTAATGAAAagttctttctccccacccccccgtctCGCGGTTTCTGCCAAGAACAGGATTTCCTACCATCTCGGCTAAGAAGCACTAATTAAACTCCTTACTTAGGAGGCCGCCTCTCAATTTCATTGACAGGAGGGGCAAGGGCGCCTTCTGGGGCTTGGCAAAATGACCCAGCCTTAGCTGCCTGCTGGGAGGATCCCATTCATTAGAAAATAGGCTTCAAGGGGTTTCCAACCACCGGCTTTGACAGAGTTCAGTCTGGTGACTTTAAAGTACGTCTGGATTTTATGTTGTTTTCCAGTACAGATAAAGGTTAGTCGTCTTTAGAAGACCGGATCTGAAGAGTGGGCCACAGCAATTAATCGGACTGCAGTGTCTATGCAATATTTTGGATGGAAAGGGGAGCGGTACAAAATGGGAAACAACTTGAAAAACAAGTCTGTAGCCTTTTGAGATCCAGGAGTATTTTCTGATCATAACACACAGCTCCTTTATAAAGCAGTTGGAAAGGGTTCTGTCGCCACGTAACCAAAACTTGAACTACAACGAAGAGCCTAAGTGAGGTTTCCCTCCAGAAGACAGAGCACAGGTTAAGAGCATACACTATACGAAGAGAAGAGTAAATGAAACGGATCACGATGATTAAAAAGACGGCCCTAGAACAATTAAGGTCCAGGCCTATGCACAAGAGGAGAAAGGGTCGTCTTGGGCGTTAGAAGGAAGTACCGTATTGCCGGATGTCCACGCAGATCTGCTCCACGCCGGCCGTGCCGTTGGTCTGGGGTGACCTGATGACTTCGCAAGTTGACCATATGTTGTAGAACATGAACACGGGCACCGCAGAGAAACCAAACACGCCGAGCCAGGCCACTCCCAGCACGTAGGTGAGGAAAACGAACTGAAccgaggagaaggaaaaagaaccatCAGGGACCTGGGTAGCGTGCAGGCCCCGGGAGGAATGCTCACGTAGTTGGGGCCGGATACCGGACCTGTGGGATGCATTCCCGGCACCGCCTGGGCCCCCGGAACGACAAGGCAAagtgagggggggcggggagagagaagcgagggctggggcagggtgggcacGCTCTCCAGAGCTAGAGGATGGAGAATGTTACAGCCCGAAGCCACCACCGCCGCGGCTGTTCAGGGCCCTCGCTTCCCTAACGAGGACGTGAGACGCCAGGAGGTGAT
The window above is part of the Panthera tigris isolate Pti1 chromosome X, P.tigris_Pti1_mat1.1, whole genome shotgun sequence genome. Proteins encoded here:
- the GPM6B gene encoding neuronal membrane glycoprotein M6-b isoform X2 translates to MGCFECCIKCLGGVPYASLVATILCFSGVALFCGCGHVALAGTVAILEQHFSTNTSDHALLSEVIQLVQYVIYGIASFFFLYGIILLAEGFYTTSAVKELHGEFKTTACGRCISGMFVFLTYVLGVAWLGVFGFSAVPVFMFYNIWSTCEVIRSPQTNGTAGVEQICVDIRQYGIIPWNAFPGKICGSALENICNTNEFYVSYHLFIVACAGAGATVIALIHFLMILSSNWAYLKDASKMQACQDIKAKEEQELQDIQSRSKEQLNSYT
- the GPM6B gene encoding neuronal membrane glycoprotein M6-b isoform X1; translated protein: MKPAMETAAEENTEQSQERKGCFECCIKCLGGVPYASLVATILCFSGVALFCGCGHVALAGTVAILEQHFSTNTSDHALLSEVIQLVQYVIYGIASFFFLYGIILLAEGFYTTSAVKELHGEFKTTACGRCISGMFVFLTYVLGVAWLGVFGFSAVPVFMFYNIWSTCEVIRSPQTNGTAGVEQICVDIRQYGIIPWNAFPGKICGSALENICNTNEFYVSYHLFIVACAGAGATVIALIHFLMILSSNWAYLKDASKMQACQDIKAKEEQELQDIQSRSKEQLNSYT